A part of Lacibacter sp. H407 genomic DNA contains:
- a CDS encoding Crp/Fnr family transcriptional regulator, translating to MELKDYISSIVKIDDEILDELIRNFNYLELKNKDHFLVNGNNSDKIGYLKKGICRGYYIDKNGNDLTTNFFVAPTFISDYPAYIYNQNCQINIQVLENCEIELATFSFLNIIADKHSSVLKFFKIIVDRAYAFQQSRQVSFINKDATERYLDLIEKRKAVFDRVSQIYIASYLGITPQSLSRIRKSLSL from the coding sequence ATGGAACTAAAAGATTATATTTCTTCAATCGTTAAAATTGACGATGAAATTCTGGATGAATTAATCAGGAATTTCAACTATTTGGAACTGAAAAACAAAGACCACTTTTTAGTCAACGGAAACAATTCAGACAAAATAGGATATTTAAAAAAGGGAATTTGCAGAGGATACTATATAGACAAAAACGGGAATGATTTAACGACAAATTTTTTTGTAGCACCTACATTCATTTCAGACTATCCAGCATATATATACAACCAAAACTGCCAAATAAATATTCAGGTACTTGAAAACTGTGAAATTGAATTAGCTACATTTAGCTTTCTGAACATCATTGCAGACAAGCATTCAAGCGTACTTAAATTCTTTAAAATCATTGTTGATAGAGCCTACGCATTTCAACAAAGCAGACAAGTTTCATTTATAAATAAAGATGCAACTGAAAGGTATTTAGACTTAATAGAAAAAAGGAAAGCCGTTTTTGACAGAGTTTCTCAAATTTATATTGCTTCATATTTGGGTATTACTCCGCAATCGTTAAGTAGGATAAGAAAAAGTTTATCGCTCTAG
- a CDS encoding bleomycin resistance protein yields MLNTIRSLAGADGSCHSQSYNHLCKKKSMLTTIVPKLPMRNKSLTREFYLTQLGFDDIGNADYDGYLLVKKDNAEIHFFEFKELDPKENYGQVYIRTNDIDALYQSMLNNNSTIHPAGHLQIKPWGQKEFAMLDPDNNLLTFGQTM; encoded by the coding sequence ATGCTGAATACGATCCGCTCGCTGGCCGGGGCGGACGGAAGTTGTCATTCTCAATCTTATAATCATCTTTGTAAAAAAAAATCTATGCTCACAACCATTGTTCCAAAACTTCCAATGCGTAACAAATCACTAACAAGAGAATTCTATTTAACGCAATTAGGTTTTGATGATATTGGTAACGCCGACTATGATGGTTATCTGTTGGTTAAAAAAGATAATGCTGAAATTCACTTTTTTGAATTTAAAGAACTTGACCCGAAAGAAAATTATGGGCAGGTTTATATTCGCACAAACGACATTGATGCGCTTTATCAGTCAATGTTGAACAACAACAGTACCATACATCCGGCAGGCCATTTACAAATCAAACCGTGGGGACAAAAAGAATTTGCCATGCTTGATCCAGACAACAACTTGCTGACGTTTGGGCAAACAATGTAA
- the nudK gene encoding GDP-mannose pyrophosphatase NudK, producing the protein MIDNIKILDTKVLSDNWYVLRKITYEYSKKDGTKLTQSREAYDRGNGATILLYNKNQQTVILTRQFRLPTFVNGNETGMLIEACAGLLDKDNAEDCIRRETEEETGYKITDVRKVFEAYMSPGSVTEMLYFFIAEYSNEMKVNDGGGAEHEEENIEVLELAFEKAMSMIESGEIKDGKTIMLLQYIKLNRIL; encoded by the coding sequence ATGATCGATAACATTAAAATTTTAGACACGAAAGTTCTTTCTGACAATTGGTATGTGCTACGGAAAATAACGTATGAATATTCCAAAAAAGACGGCACAAAACTTACACAAAGCAGAGAAGCGTACGACAGAGGTAATGGTGCAACTATTTTGCTTTACAATAAAAACCAACAAACAGTTATTTTAACCCGGCAATTTCGTCTGCCAACATTTGTAAATGGGAATGAAACAGGAATGCTAATTGAAGCCTGTGCAGGGCTGTTGGATAAAGATAATGCGGAAGATTGCATTAGAAGAGAAACCGAAGAAGAAACGGGCTACAAAATAACTGATGTTCGAAAAGTATTTGAAGCCTACATGTCTCCGGGTTCTGTTACCGAGATGTTGTATTTCTTTATTGCAGAATATTCTAACGAGATGAAGGTAAACGACGGTGGCGGTGCAGAACACGAAGAAGAAAACATTGAAGTTTTAGAACTTGCTTTTGAGAAAGCAATGTCGATGATTGAAAGCGGGGAAATAAAAGACGGCAAAACAATTATGCTTCTTCAATACATAAAACTTAACAGAATACTTTAA
- a CDS encoding serine hydrolase domain-containing protein, which translates to MVARFFLLQIFFAISVYCEAQPVSVKLRSRVDSLVKIEMQKQNIPGMSVAVVRNGKIDYVKGYGVANIEHNVAVKPETVFQAGSVGKQFTAFAILLLVEDGKMDLDDRLTTFFPDAPASWNSITVKHLLTHTAGFGEYPDDFNYRADYTEDSLFRIISNIPLQFAAGEKSVYSNAGYVALGLIISKVTGRFYGEFLKQRIFDPLGMTTARIISEYDLVPNRAAGYQLVDGEIKNQDWVSPSINTTADGSMYVTALDMAKWEAGLNSGRLLKKESYELMWSPVKLNDGSSFPYGFGWWVDSLQGKKIVEHNGTWQGFESTIKKYPQQKIAVIVFANLRRANTNKIATRVLELYQPELRIPRLKAIKDNEPKITALVKNFVVKLIDNKLTEDLFTPEMAQRFIPRSGRASAHLKSLGYFMRIELLDRKDLPNENRVYHYRLIFRNEPEELLITITKDNKISAIEGRE; encoded by the coding sequence ATGGTAGCCAGGTTTTTTCTGTTACAAATTTTCTTTGCGATCAGTGTTTACTGTGAAGCCCAACCCGTTTCCGTTAAATTGAGATCCCGGGTGGATTCGTTAGTGAAGATTGAAATGCAAAAGCAAAACATCCCCGGTATGTCTGTTGCAGTTGTAAGGAATGGAAAAATTGATTATGTAAAGGGCTATGGTGTTGCAAACATTGAACATAACGTGGCCGTAAAGCCGGAAACTGTTTTTCAGGCCGGCTCGGTGGGGAAACAATTTACTGCGTTTGCTATTCTGCTGCTGGTGGAAGATGGTAAAATGGACCTTGATGACAGGCTTACAACGTTTTTTCCTGACGCACCTGCCTCGTGGAATTCGATCACTGTGAAACATCTGCTTACACATACTGCCGGATTTGGCGAGTATCCCGACGATTTCAATTACAGAGCCGATTATACCGAAGACAGTTTATTCCGAATTATCAGCAATATTCCATTGCAATTTGCAGCCGGTGAAAAATCGGTGTACAGTAATGCTGGCTATGTAGCACTTGGATTGATCATCAGCAAAGTAACGGGTAGGTTTTATGGTGAATTTTTAAAGCAACGCATTTTTGATCCGTTGGGCATGACAACGGCAAGAATTATTTCTGAGTACGATCTTGTACCCAACCGTGCAGCCGGCTACCAACTGGTGGATGGTGAAATAAAAAACCAGGACTGGGTTTCTCCGTCTATCAACACTACGGCAGATGGTTCCATGTATGTTACTGCACTTGATATGGCCAAATGGGAAGCCGGGTTAAACAGCGGCAGGCTGCTGAAAAAAGAAAGTTATGAATTGATGTGGTCGCCGGTAAAACTGAATGATGGCAGTAGTTTTCCGTACGGCTTTGGCTGGTGGGTTGATTCCCTTCAAGGTAAAAAAATTGTAGAGCATAATGGCACATGGCAAGGGTTTGAATCAACAATTAAAAAATATCCGCAGCAAAAGATCGCAGTGATTGTTTTTGCAAATCTGCGAAGAGCCAATACCAATAAAATTGCTACAAGGGTATTAGAACTATATCAACCGGAATTGCGGATACCGAGATTAAAAGCAATTAAAGACAATGAACCGAAGATTACCGCACTGGTCAAGAATTTTGTTGTTAAATTAATTGATAACAAGTTGACAGAAGATTTATTTACACCTGAAATGGCGCAGCGTTTTATTCCACGGTCGGGCCGGGCGTCTGCTCATTTGAAAAGCCTGGGATATTTTATGCGTATAGAATTACTTGACAGGAAAGATTTGCCGAACGAAAACAGGGTTTATCATTACCGGCTCATCTTTCGTAACGAACCCGAAGAGCTGCTTATAACAATTACAAAAGACAATAAGATTTCAGCGATAGAAGGACGGGAGTGA
- a CDS encoding Crp/Fnr family transcriptional regulator — protein sequence MQNLLFDFISKYVSLTDEEKDAIASVDVFRTVKKGTVLLKEGQYSNESYFVLKGCIRSYYIIDGEEKTTAFYTEMDALTPHFVISKAPSDYYISCVEDSIITVSNADMEADINSKFPKFEIICRKFSEELLARQQINFDEFKTSSPEQRYLNLLQKRPDLVQRVPQHQLASYLGIKPQSLSRLRARLLEKKS from the coding sequence ATGCAAAATTTACTATTTGACTTTATATCAAAATACGTTTCTCTTACAGATGAGGAAAAGGACGCAATTGCATCTGTGGACGTTTTTCGTACAGTAAAGAAAGGGACGGTTTTACTCAAAGAAGGACAATATTCGAACGAAAGCTATTTTGTTTTAAAAGGCTGTATTCGCTCGTATTACATCATCGATGGAGAAGAAAAAACAACCGCTTTCTACACAGAAATGGACGCCTTAACACCTCATTTTGTAATCAGTAAAGCTCCATCTGATTATTACATCAGTTGTGTTGAAGACAGTATTATTACAGTTTCGAATGCTGATATGGAAGCAGATATAAACAGTAAGTTTCCAAAGTTTGAAATCATTTGCAGAAAATTCTCGGAAGAATTGCTAGCCAGGCAGCAAATAAATTTTGACGAGTTTAAGACTTCTTCACCTGAACAACGATACCTGAACTTACTGCAAAAAAGACCAGACCTTGTTCAGCGTGTTCCACAACACCAATTGGCAAGCTATTTAGGCATCAAACCTCAATCTTTAAGCAGACTAAGGGCAAGACTTCTTGAAAAAAAGAGCTAA